GGCGGCAGGGTGAACGGCGTCGAGAAGCGCTGCGACGGCACGATCTGGAAGGCGTCGCCGGCGCGGATGTACTCCTTGCAGCGCTCGACCATGGCGAGGAAGTCGGCCTTCGGCATGTTGGCCTCGGGCGGCGGCGAGGTGTCGGCCGTCGTGGCGCCCTCGCGCTGGTGCGGCAGCGCGCGCTCGAGATCGGCCATCGCGTCGCCCAGCCGCTCGCGCGCCAGATCGTAGGCGCCCTCGGCGTCGACGCCCTCGGCCGGCCACACCGGCGTCACCAGCGTGGCGCTGTCGGCCAGGCGGTCGAACACGCAGATCACCGTCGGCCGCAGCATCACGGCCTCGGGCAGGCCCAGCGGATCGACGTTCTTGTTCGGCAGCCGCTCCATGTAGCGGACCATGTCGTAGCCGAGGAAGCCGAACAGCCCGGCGGCCATCGGCGGCAGCTCGGCCGGCATGTCGATGCGGCATTCCTGCGCCAGCGCGCGCAGCGTGTCGAGCGGCTGGCCGGGCACCGGCTTGAACGCGTGCGGCGCCGTCCGCGCGGTGCGGTTGATCTCCGCCCGCCCGTCGACGCAGCGCCAGATCAGGTCGGGCTTGAAGCCGATGATCGAGTAGCGGCCGCGCACCGTGCCGCCCTCGACCGATTCCAGCAGGAAGGCGTTGGGCCGCCCATCGGCCAGCTTGATGAAGGCCGAGACCGGCGTCTCGAGGTCGGCGACCATCCGCGTCCAGACCAGGCCTGGGCGTCCGGCGGCGTAGTCGGCGGCGAAGGCGTCGTAGGCGGGGAACACGCTCATCGGCCGCGCCTATTGCTGCTCGGGCCGGAACAGCGCCGCGAACGCCGCCGTGTCGCGGGTGATGCCGTAGCGACGCTCCAGCGAGGCGACGTACTGCGCCGCCAGATCGTTCGACATCGCCGAGTCGAGGTCCTTGCCGAGCTTCTCCAGGTCG
The genomic region above belongs to Rhodospirillales bacterium and contains:
- a CDS encoding anthranilate synthase component I, whose protein sequence is MSVFPAYDAFAADYAAGRPGLVWTRMVADLETPVSAFIKLADGRPNAFLLESVEGGTVRGRYSIIGFKPDLIWRCVDGRAEINRTARTAPHAFKPVPGQPLDTLRALAQECRIDMPAELPPMAAGLFGFLGYDMVRYMERLPNKNVDPLGLPEAVMLRPTVICVFDRLADSATLVTPVWPAEGVDAEGAYDLARERLGDAMADLERALPHQREGATTADTSPPPEANMPKADFLAMVERCKEYIRAGDAFQIVPSQRFSTPFTLPPLSLYRSLRRINPSPFLIHFDFGDYAIVGSSPEILVRLRDGVVTIRPLAGTRRRGETPEQDKALAEELLADPKERAEHLMLLDLARNDVGRVAKIGSVKVREQFTIEKYSRVQHISSHVEGDIKDGLDAIDALAAGFPAGTLSGAPKVRAMEIIEELEPVRRGIYGGCAGYIAANGTMDTCIGLRTALVKDGVMYAQAGAGVVADSDPESEYMETVHKARALVDAAEEAVRFATTRRSGNLPG